The Streptomyces puniciscabiei genome includes a window with the following:
- a CDS encoding TrmB family transcriptional regulator produces MLSALGIDVTAEAVYRALLDQPDWGVAEIAAQVAGTDSQVHAALDRLTELGLLRPRFSDASVLRPVGLDVGVQILLARREEEVRRAQEEFAAGQAAALQILEAEAAAAGTGHRYEELSSIEQVQDRLERLARTCIRRLLSFHPGGAQPAAQLAASRPLDAALLARGVEMRTLYQDSVRNDQDTFRYAQWLTESGGQVRTAPVLPIRMVLFDDRAALLPVDPEDSGAGAVQFSGPGVITALSALHAAVWEQAAPFVVD; encoded by the coding sequence GTGCTGTCCGCGCTTGGTATCGACGTCACGGCCGAGGCCGTCTACCGCGCCCTTCTCGATCAGCCGGACTGGGGCGTGGCTGAGATCGCCGCTCAGGTGGCCGGGACGGACTCGCAGGTGCACGCGGCACTGGACCGGCTGACCGAACTGGGGCTGCTGCGTCCCAGGTTCTCCGATGCGTCGGTGCTGCGGCCGGTGGGGCTCGATGTCGGCGTCCAAATCCTGCTGGCCCGCCGCGAGGAGGAGGTCCGTCGCGCCCAGGAGGAGTTCGCCGCCGGACAGGCGGCCGCGCTGCAGATCCTGGAGGCCGAGGCCGCGGCGGCCGGCACCGGGCACCGCTACGAGGAGCTGTCCTCGATCGAGCAGGTGCAGGACCGGCTGGAGCGGCTGGCCCGTACGTGCATCCGGCGGCTGCTGTCCTTCCACCCGGGTGGCGCCCAGCCGGCGGCCCAGCTCGCGGCGTCCCGGCCGCTGGATGCCGCGCTGCTGGCACGCGGGGTGGAGATGCGCACGCTGTACCAGGACTCGGTGCGCAACGACCAGGACACCTTCCGGTACGCCCAGTGGCTGACCGAGTCGGGTGGACAGGTGCGGACCGCGCCCGTGCTGCCGATCCGCATGGTGCTGTTCGACGACAGGGCCGCGCTGCTGCCGGTGGACCCGGAGGACTCCGGGGCCGGGGCGGTGCAGTTCTCGGGGCCGGGCGTCATCACGGCGCTGAGCGCGCTGCACGCGGCGGTGTGGGAGCAGGCGGCGCCGTTCGTTGTGGAT